One window from the genome of Rubinisphaera margarita encodes:
- a CDS encoding DUF488 domain-containing protein, giving the protein MCARKSSASAEASSAAEHEKSIWTIGHSNREFNEFLGMLQGFSIETLVDVRRFPGSRRHPQFQQDSLIATLGDAGIEYSHWVGLGGRRNGRLPDSPNGAWRVESFNAYADYALSDEFQQTLSELESLATQRRCALMCSEAVPWRCHRRLIADALIARGWTVWDIFSATRAQEHQLPDFAVQQKDRVIYPAEATE; this is encoded by the coding sequence ATGTGCGCGCGCAAATCTTCGGCTTCCGCAGAAGCGTCATCGGCTGCGGAACACGAAAAATCGATCTGGACGATCGGTCATTCCAATCGGGAGTTCAACGAGTTTCTGGGCATGCTGCAGGGTTTCTCAATCGAGACCCTGGTCGACGTCCGCCGCTTTCCGGGATCCCGACGCCATCCTCAATTTCAACAGGACTCGCTAATCGCGACTCTGGGCGATGCGGGGATCGAATATTCGCATTGGGTCGGCCTCGGTGGCCGACGTAATGGCCGGCTTCCCGACTCGCCAAATGGGGCCTGGCGGGTCGAGTCTTTCAATGCCTACGCAGACTACGCCCTGAGCGACGAATTTCAGCAGACCTTATCGGAACTCGAGTCTCTGGCCACTCAACGGCGGTGTGCTCTGATGTGCTCCGAAGCCGTCCCCTGGCGTTGCCACCGTCGCCTGATCGCCGATGCTTTGATTGCTCGCGGCTGGACCGTGTGGGACATTTTCTCGGCGACTCGAGCCCAGGAACATCAACTCCCGGACTTCGCGGTCCAGCAGAAGGACCGCGTCATCTACCCGGCCGAAGCCACCGAATGA
- a CDS encoding endonuclease/exonuclease/phosphatase family protein, whose protein sequence is MKPLFLVVISVFLSAVGTEAADPVRLRVLSYNIHHAEGVDRKLDLERIAEVIRSVKPDLVALQEVDQNVDRTEGIDQPAELARLTDLNVVFGANIELQGGHYGNAVLSRLPIVDYENHKLPNVDAGEQRGIIEAEIRLSDGLGSLRFFATHLDYRADERERLASAEKINDLASQAEGPAILAGDLNATPDSETLAIFKQAWTSANSDPLATVPVDRPRRQIDYVLFQPQERWRVVNVEVLPEAIASDHRAIFAVLELLPEKRLH, encoded by the coding sequence ATGAAGCCTTTGTTTCTCGTCGTGATTTCGGTGTTCCTCTCCGCTGTGGGTACTGAGGCCGCCGACCCCGTTCGACTGCGAGTCCTGAGCTACAACATCCATCACGCCGAGGGCGTGGATCGCAAACTTGATCTCGAACGGATCGCGGAAGTCATCCGTTCTGTAAAACCTGATCTCGTGGCGCTGCAGGAAGTCGATCAGAATGTGGACCGCACGGAAGGGATCGACCAGCCGGCTGAACTGGCCCGGCTGACGGATCTGAACGTCGTCTTCGGGGCCAACATCGAACTGCAGGGCGGTCATTACGGCAACGCCGTGCTTTCTCGACTGCCAATTGTCGACTATGAGAATCACAAGTTGCCCAATGTGGATGCTGGCGAACAACGGGGGATCATCGAAGCGGAGATTCGTCTGTCCGACGGACTCGGATCCCTGCGGTTCTTCGCCACACATCTCGATTATCGTGCCGACGAACGTGAACGACTCGCCTCTGCAGAGAAGATTAACGATCTGGCATCTCAGGCAGAGGGGCCGGCGATTCTCGCGGGCGATTTGAACGCGACACCAGACAGCGAGACGCTCGCGATCTTCAAACAGGCCTGGACTTCAGCGAATAGTGATCCGCTGGCAACGGTGCCGGTCGACCGTCCACGGCGTCAGATTGACTACGTACTCTTCCAACCGCAGGAACGCTGGCGTGTCGTGAACGTTGAGGTGTTGCCCGAGGCGATCGCTTCGGATCATCGGGCAATTTTCGCCGTCCTCGAACTTCTGCCGGAGAAGCGACTACACTGA
- a CDS encoding cysteine hydrolase family protein, translating into MNRALLVIDVQNEYFTGALPITHPVGHLEQILEAVDAATGRIPVVVVQHHFADADKPFFQKGTPGWELHPEIAKRKRDLLVEKTMPGSFTGTNLEDWLSEQKIDTVTVAGYMTHMCCDTTARQAVHRGINVEFLNDATGTLDLSNQAGEVTAEELHRSILCAQQMLLSEVLDVETWRKRL; encoded by the coding sequence ATGAATCGCGCTCTACTGGTCATCGACGTTCAGAACGAGTACTTCACGGGAGCGCTGCCGATCACGCATCCGGTCGGCCATCTCGAACAAATTCTCGAAGCGGTCGACGCCGCGACCGGGCGGATTCCCGTCGTTGTCGTTCAGCATCATTTCGCCGACGCTGACAAGCCGTTCTTTCAGAAGGGAACGCCGGGTTGGGAACTGCATCCGGAGATCGCGAAGAGGAAGCGGGATCTGCTGGTCGAGAAAACGATGCCCGGCAGTTTCACGGGAACGAATCTCGAAGACTGGCTGAGTGAGCAGAAGATCGACACAGTGACCGTAGCCGGGTATATGACGCACATGTGCTGCGACACGACAGCCCGCCAGGCGGTGCACCGGGGAATCAACGTCGAATTCCTCAACGATGCGACCGGGACCCTTGATCTGTCGAACCAGGCGGGAGAAGTAACGGCGGAAGAACTGCATCGCTCGATTCTTTGTGCCCAACAGATGCTTCTCAGTGAAGTGCTTGATGTCGAAACCTGGAGAAAGCGTCTGTAG
- a CDS encoding ABC transporter permease yields the protein MFRKRALPWEYGVRNLLRRPTRTLLTLGALSTVILLIFVVVGFIRGLERSLAVSGDPSVVLVYSLGAEENIENSAVPARTPSLLKASLDGIQQRSGVDYISPELYLGTRVQTATSERTGLGLIRGVTHTAPLVRRNVQLVEGSWPGPGEVLVGKLVAAKLGCSPEDLAIGQQITIEKKSWTISGRFSAGGAAYESEIWCRLPDFQQVLKRQDLSVVAIALTPESSAATVSLFCKERTDLELQAVGEVEYYASLQQHYKPMRILAWLVVLLVSGAGVFAGLNMMYGAIAGRIREIATLQAVGYRRRAILVSILQEGALMAAAGSLLAAAIALLFLNGLAVRFTMGAFALRVDGICLLVGCGVGLLLGVLGALPPAIKALRLPVAESLKAI from the coding sequence ATGTTTCGGAAACGAGCTCTTCCCTGGGAATATGGCGTCCGCAATCTGCTGCGGCGGCCAACGCGAACCCTGCTGACGCTGGGAGCATTGTCGACGGTAATTCTGCTGATCTTCGTGGTCGTTGGATTCATCCGTGGACTGGAACGCTCGCTGGCCGTGAGCGGCGATCCCTCCGTGGTGCTCGTCTATTCGCTGGGAGCTGAAGAGAACATCGAGAACTCCGCCGTGCCCGCAAGAACGCCTTCGCTTCTCAAAGCGAGTCTGGACGGAATTCAGCAGCGGTCGGGTGTCGACTACATCTCGCCGGAGCTCTATCTCGGAACCCGAGTGCAGACGGCGACCAGCGAGAGAACCGGTCTCGGTTTAATTCGCGGCGTCACCCACACCGCTCCACTGGTTCGCCGGAATGTTCAACTTGTCGAAGGAAGCTGGCCCGGACCAGGAGAAGTGCTTGTCGGGAAGCTCGTTGCGGCCAAGCTCGGCTGCTCGCCGGAAGATCTGGCGATTGGTCAGCAGATCACGATCGAGAAGAAATCGTGGACAATCAGCGGTCGCTTTTCCGCTGGGGGGGCGGCTTATGAATCAGAGATCTGGTGTCGTCTCCCCGATTTTCAACAGGTGTTGAAGCGACAGGATCTCAGCGTCGTCGCAATCGCACTGACGCCTGAGTCGTCAGCCGCGACCGTCTCGCTGTTCTGCAAAGAACGAACCGATCTCGAGCTGCAGGCCGTCGGCGAAGTTGAGTACTACGCCTCGTTACAGCAGCACTACAAGCCGATGCGAATTCTCGCCTGGTTGGTGGTGCTGCTCGTTTCCGGTGCCGGCGTCTTTGCCGGACTCAACATGATGTACGGAGCCATTGCCGGAAGAATCCGGGAGATCGCCACACTCCAGGCGGTCGGATATCGTCGCCGTGCCATTCTGGTCAGCATTCTGCAGGAAGGAGCGCTAATGGCGGCAGCCGGTTCGCTTCTGGCAGCTGCGATCGCGTTGCTCTTTCTGAATGGGCTGGCAGTCCGTTTTACGATGGGAGCATTCGCGTTGCGGGTCGACGGCATCTGTCTCCTTGTCGGCTGCGGAGTGGGACTGCTTCTTGGAGTTCTGGGCGCGTTACCTCCCGCCATCAAGGCGTTGCGATTGCCCGTCGCAGAAAGTCTCAAAGCCATTTGA
- a CDS encoding efflux RND transporter periplasmic adaptor subunit, which yields MTSATRPQLDLRELAIDRPSKATTEPKVRRKPLLTRYLIPGGIVLGFLGLLAAAVSDQLLPRHEVSVVPVLVRRAEIQQQGTPLFQAAGWVEPRPTPISVAALTEGVVEELLVVEGQPVEIDEPVARLINIDARLALRQAQNTLQLRKAELESAKAEVDAAELRVEFPVHLQATLADAESSLAQARTNLARLPHLIKAAEARAVYAEQNYEGKQAAEGAIAGRLIQQALSEFTDAEAQLTELRERKPYLEKEVSTLEEKVTAFNSQLELLIEESRQLKDAHAKRQVAESRVAEAELAVEMAQLNVDRTIVRAPIAGRVLTLVTSPGSRVMGLESSGALSSSTVVTMYDPARLQVRADVRLEDVPLVQPGQPVEIETASSSEPIKGRVLLPTSTANIQKNTLEVKVEVEDPPATIRPEMLVTATFLAPPTPESQLDEVQEAERLLIPRDLVTTAEQGTSVWIVTAEGTAVLQPVTLGKAGTEELVEVASGLDPTSKVIATGRQGLEAGTAVEIIGEASSGN from the coding sequence ATGACATCCGCAACCCGACCTCAACTTGATCTTCGTGAGCTTGCGATCGATCGCCCCAGTAAGGCGACGACAGAGCCGAAGGTGCGGCGGAAGCCGCTGCTGACACGGTATCTGATTCCCGGCGGCATCGTCCTGGGATTCCTCGGATTGCTCGCCGCTGCGGTCAGCGATCAACTGCTGCCCCGCCACGAAGTCTCGGTGGTGCCGGTTCTTGTCCGTCGCGCGGAGATTCAGCAACAGGGTACGCCGCTGTTTCAGGCCGCAGGCTGGGTGGAACCCCGTCCGACGCCGATCAGCGTTGCCGCGTTGACCGAAGGCGTGGTTGAGGAACTACTGGTGGTGGAAGGTCAGCCCGTCGAGATAGACGAACCGGTGGCTCGCCTGATCAATATCGATGCCCGACTTGCGTTGCGACAGGCACAGAACACCCTGCAACTTCGTAAGGCGGAACTGGAGAGTGCGAAGGCGGAAGTCGATGCCGCTGAACTGCGTGTGGAATTTCCCGTGCATCTTCAAGCGACTCTGGCCGACGCCGAGTCGTCACTGGCCCAGGCAAGGACCAATCTGGCGAGGCTGCCTCATCTAATCAAGGCTGCCGAAGCGCGGGCAGTGTATGCGGAACAGAATTACGAAGGCAAACAGGCCGCTGAAGGCGCTATCGCCGGCCGGCTGATTCAACAGGCGTTGTCAGAATTCACCGACGCCGAGGCTCAGCTCACCGAGTTGCGGGAGCGGAAGCCGTATCTGGAAAAAGAAGTGTCGACCCTCGAGGAGAAGGTGACTGCGTTCAACTCGCAATTGGAACTCCTGATTGAAGAATCACGACAGTTGAAGGACGCACATGCAAAGCGGCAGGTTGCTGAAAGTCGCGTGGCGGAAGCTGAGCTGGCGGTCGAAATGGCCCAGTTGAATGTTGACCGAACCATCGTGCGGGCTCCGATCGCGGGCCGCGTGCTCACTCTCGTGACGAGTCCGGGCTCGCGCGTGATGGGCCTGGAGTCCTCTGGAGCCTTGAGTTCAAGCACGGTCGTCACGATGTACGATCCAGCACGGCTGCAGGTGCGCGCCGATGTGCGACTCGAAGATGTCCCTCTGGTGCAGCCGGGGCAGCCGGTTGAAATCGAAACGGCATCCTCTTCAGAGCCAATCAAAGGCCGCGTGCTGCTGCCGACATCCACCGCAAACATCCAGAAGAACACACTGGAAGTGAAGGTTGAAGTCGAAGATCCCCCCGCGACCATTCGTCCGGAGATGCTGGTCACCGCCACGTTTCTGGCGCCGCCGACCCCGGAGTCTCAGCTCGACGAAGTTCAGGAAGCCGAGCGGCTGTTAATTCCGCGAGATCTGGTCACGACGGCCGAACAGGGAACTTCAGTCTGGATCGTCACGGCGGAGGGAACGGCAGTGCTGCAGCCCGTCACGCTCGGTAAAGCCGGCACGGAAGAACTGGTGGAAGTTGCTTCCGGACTGGATCCCACGTCAAAAGTCATCGCGACCGGACGGCAGGGGCTCGAAGCGGGCACTGCCGTTGAGATCATCGGTGAAGCCTCCTCGGGAAACTGA
- a CDS encoding ABC transporter ATP-binding protein, with protein sequence MALVEIRNLSKSFSKGDEVISPLIEVDLDIQQGDFVSLMGPSGTGKSTLLNLISGIDQPDEGTITVDGVEVTKLSRSKLADWRAANLGYIFQTHNLIPVLTAYENVELPILLLPLTAAERRRRVEIALEAVGLSDRADHYPRQMSGGQEQRVGIARAIVAHPKVVVADEPTGSLDTKTSDQIQTLLQRLNEELDITLVMVTHDSEAATIASRQMILDEGKIVEITHSNGTNPGQPAQLVRGE encoded by the coding sequence ATGGCACTTGTGGAAATCCGAAATCTGTCGAAGTCGTTCAGCAAAGGGGATGAAGTCATCTCGCCGCTCATCGAGGTCGATCTCGACATCCAGCAGGGCGACTTTGTCTCGCTGATGGGCCCCAGCGGGACTGGAAAAAGTACGCTGCTCAATCTGATCAGCGGTATCGACCAACCGGACGAGGGGACGATCACCGTTGATGGCGTGGAAGTGACGAAGCTGTCCCGCAGCAAACTCGCCGACTGGCGTGCCGCCAACCTCGGTTACATCTTTCAGACGCACAACCTGATTCCGGTGTTAACCGCTTATGAAAACGTCGAGCTGCCGATTCTGTTACTGCCGTTGACTGCAGCCGAGCGGCGCCGCCGGGTTGAAATCGCCCTCGAAGCCGTCGGACTGAGCGATCGGGCCGATCACTACCCGCGGCAGATGTCCGGGGGGCAGGAACAGCGCGTTGGTATTGCCCGAGCCATCGTGGCTCATCCCAAAGTTGTGGTGGCCGATGAACCAACCGGAAGTCTGGACACGAAGACCAGCGATCAGATTCAGACTCTACTGCAGCGACTGAACGAAGAACTTGATATCACGCTCGTGATGGTGACGCACGACAGTGAGGCCGCGACGATTGCTTCGAGACAGATGATTCTCGATGAGGGAAAGATTGTCGAGATCACGCATTCGAATGGAACCAATCCCGGGCAGCCGGCCCAACTGGTGAGGGGGGAGTGA
- a CDS encoding ABC transporter permease: MFRLSSYVIKGIWRHRARTMLTVSGAAVAMFVFCFVGSVQEGLERLTSDEDAQRTLIVFQENRFCPTSSRLPEDYARRIAEIPGVRDVMPVQVWTNNCRASLDIVVFNGAPPKQLQTARKLELNSGNWSEFESRRDAAIVGRNVATRRNLKKGDQFSIGDLDVQVAGVFSSPVPAEENLIYTGLEFLQYTRGLDSAGLVTQHEVHLTENADPDEVASAIDEALRAGPVATTTRRKGAFQTSTLSDLVDLIGFAHYLGYACVGLVLALVATTTVMAVQDRIKEHAVLQTLGVRPARVFRIVIAESLLLCFAGGILGTAVALAILGWGGLAIGAEGVTIAFRPSIQLAAAGLMVSAGVGVLAGIVPAIQAARTPIVMALRQP; this comes from the coding sequence ATGTTTCGTCTGAGCTCGTATGTGATAAAAGGGATCTGGCGGCATCGGGCGCGGACCATGCTGACCGTCAGCGGGGCAGCCGTCGCCATGTTCGTCTTCTGCTTCGTAGGGTCGGTGCAGGAAGGGCTGGAGCGGTTGACCTCTGATGAAGATGCGCAGCGAACGCTGATCGTCTTTCAGGAGAACCGTTTCTGTCCGACAAGCAGCCGTCTGCCGGAAGACTATGCACGTCGGATCGCGGAGATCCCCGGCGTGAGAGATGTGATGCCGGTGCAGGTGTGGACCAACAACTGCCGGGCCAGCCTCGATATTGTCGTGTTCAACGGCGCTCCCCCGAAACAGCTCCAGACGGCTCGCAAGCTTGAACTCAACTCCGGCAACTGGAGCGAATTTGAGAGCCGACGCGACGCCGCGATCGTCGGCCGGAATGTCGCAACTCGCAGGAATCTGAAGAAGGGAGACCAGTTCTCGATCGGCGATCTCGATGTTCAGGTAGCAGGCGTCTTCTCTTCTCCCGTTCCCGCGGAAGAGAATCTCATTTACACCGGACTGGAGTTTCTCCAGTACACACGGGGGCTCGATTCGGCTGGTCTGGTGACGCAGCACGAAGTGCATTTAACCGAAAACGCCGATCCGGATGAAGTCGCCTCCGCGATCGATGAAGCCCTGCGAGCCGGACCAGTCGCCACGACGACACGCCGCAAGGGGGCCTTTCAGACGAGTACCCTGTCCGATCTCGTAGACCTGATTGGCTTCGCCCATTACCTCGGCTATGCCTGCGTCGGTCTCGTACTGGCTCTCGTGGCCACCACGACGGTGATGGCGGTTCAGGATCGCATCAAGGAGCACGCCGTGCTGCAGACGCTGGGTGTGCGACCGGCTCGTGTGTTCCGGATTGTGATCGCTGAAAGTCTGCTGCTCTGTTTTGCGGGCGGGATTCTGGGAACCGCGGTCGCGCTGGCGATTCTCGGCTGGGGAGGGCTTGCGATTGGTGCGGAAGGTGTCACGATAGCATTTCGGCCGTCGATCCAACTGGCAGCCGCCGGCTTGATGGTGTCTGCCGGAGTGGGCGTCCTCGCGGGGATCGTCCCGGCCATTCAGGCCGCCCGGACTCCCATCGTGATGGCATTGAGGCAACCGTAA
- a CDS encoding cation diffusion facilitator family transporter: MQISDRKKALALAAFTVIYNIAEGGIAILASSLSGSTALWGFGLDSFIESLSGGVILWRFGRHGVDALNPEVERIERRAEQLVGITFLILGTYVCIDAGLALWQQSSPESSGIGLILAVASLIIMPILYLLKYRLGKRINSRSLIADAKETLACTSLTVALLIGLTANYLWGLWWLDPVAAIVIAVLVLREGREMLTGCDHCADED, encoded by the coding sequence ATGCAGATTTCCGATCGAAAGAAGGCCCTTGCCCTCGCGGCTTTTACGGTCATCTATAATATCGCGGAAGGCGGAATCGCGATTCTGGCTTCTTCACTATCGGGCAGTACCGCGCTGTGGGGATTCGGGCTCGACAGCTTCATCGAATCCCTTTCCGGCGGTGTCATCCTCTGGCGATTCGGTCGGCATGGAGTCGATGCGCTGAATCCGGAAGTGGAACGGATCGAACGACGCGCCGAGCAACTAGTCGGCATCACCTTCCTCATCCTCGGCACCTATGTCTGTATCGATGCCGGGCTCGCGCTCTGGCAGCAGTCCTCGCCGGAGTCGAGTGGAATCGGACTGATTCTGGCGGTCGCTTCGCTGATTATTATGCCGATCCTTTATCTGCTCAAATACCGACTCGGCAAGCGAATTAACAGCCGAAGTCTGATTGCGGATGCGAAGGAAACACTTGCCTGCACGTCGCTGACCGTCGCGCTCCTGATCGGGCTGACGGCGAACTACCTGTGGGGATTGTGGTGGCTTGATCCGGTTGCCGCGATCGTGATCGCTGTGCTCGTGCTGCGGGAAGGTCGCGAGATGCTGACCGGCTGTGATCACTGTGCCGATGAGGACTGA
- a CDS encoding FG-GAP repeat domain-containing protein has product MLRGCLLVLALAGCSGNESNPVETADEPTPGPVRPSPIQFTQSAALADADVRYQNSVETGHDSILESLGGGVGICDFDLDGHLDLCFPGGGVLKDRTVSGLPSRLLQQRGEDQFVDISVAALIDKPLHYSHGCSVADFNADGFPDMLITGYGGLTLWVNMGDGTFINGTEEAGLDDTSWSTSAAWTDFNGDGALDLYVTHYVDWSFDNDPECNGPSGVRDVCPPRRFEGLDDILYLSNGDGTFRDGTSSANLVSSGKGLGVVSADLDIDGDMDCYVANDTTPNFFYVNDGNGTFREEGLASGLALDDMGTPNGSMGLAILDYDGDGRPDIGVSNYERELFALYQNLGSATFQHTSRMTGLNRIGNLFVGFGCVTGDFDADGDEEITVANGHVVHRPLNAPVRQKPLMLVNEGAGVFERIEPERLGGYFNENSLGRGLATGDIDRDGLLDLVFVNTNDPAVLLHNRSQATNETGQTRGLHLQLSGTIAPRDAIGTWAELETDAGVQVRHLCGGGSYLSTNEIALHWHWKADVVPKELRVHWPGGTVSTIPWSSLEQGEQAIVSCLIVESTTPDETPQLHFRNQSSSAQ; this is encoded by the coding sequence ATGCTGCGGGGATGCCTGCTGGTCCTTGCGTTAGCCGGTTGTTCCGGAAATGAATCAAATCCGGTCGAAACTGCGGATGAACCGACACCTGGCCCCGTCCGCCCTTCCCCAATTCAGTTCACGCAGTCCGCAGCCCTGGCAGACGCTGATGTTCGCTATCAGAACAGTGTCGAGACGGGACACGATTCCATTCTGGAGTCGCTGGGCGGGGGCGTGGGCATCTGCGATTTCGATCTCGATGGTCACCTCGATCTCTGCTTCCCCGGCGGAGGAGTGCTCAAAGACCGAACCGTTTCCGGACTTCCGAGCCGCCTGCTTCAACAGCGTGGAGAGGATCAGTTCGTCGATATCAGTGTCGCGGCGTTGATCGACAAGCCGCTCCACTACTCGCACGGATGTTCCGTTGCCGACTTCAACGCGGATGGATTTCCCGACATGCTGATCACCGGCTACGGCGGCCTGACGTTGTGGGTGAATATGGGTGATGGAACCTTCATTAATGGGACCGAAGAAGCCGGTCTCGACGACACGTCGTGGAGCACGAGTGCCGCCTGGACCGATTTCAATGGAGACGGTGCCCTCGATCTGTACGTGACTCATTACGTCGACTGGTCCTTCGACAACGATCCGGAATGCAACGGTCCGAGCGGGGTGCGTGATGTCTGCCCGCCGCGTCGATTCGAAGGACTCGATGACATCCTTTACCTCTCCAACGGCGATGGCACCTTTCGCGACGGAACATCTTCGGCCAATCTGGTGTCTTCCGGTAAAGGGCTGGGCGTCGTCTCGGCCGACTTGGATATCGATGGCGACATGGACTGTTATGTTGCCAACGATACGACGCCCAACTTCTTCTATGTGAACGATGGCAATGGCACGTTCCGCGAAGAAGGTCTCGCCAGTGGACTGGCTCTGGACGACATGGGAACGCCGAACGGCAGCATGGGGCTGGCGATTCTCGACTACGATGGCGACGGTCGTCCTGACATCGGCGTAAGCAACTATGAGCGGGAACTGTTTGCCCTCTATCAGAATCTCGGGTCAGCAACGTTTCAGCATACTTCGCGGATGACGGGGCTGAATCGCATCGGCAACCTGTTCGTCGGATTTGGCTGCGTGACTGGAGACTTCGACGCCGACGGCGACGAAGAGATCACCGTCGCCAACGGCCATGTTGTTCATCGTCCGTTGAATGCCCCCGTGCGGCAAAAGCCGCTGATGCTCGTCAACGAGGGGGCAGGAGTCTTCGAGCGAATCGAACCGGAGCGACTCGGCGGCTACTTTAACGAGAATTCTCTGGGGCGGGGACTGGCCACCGGCGATATCGACCGAGATGGCCTGCTCGATCTTGTCTTCGTAAATACAAACGACCCTGCCGTGCTGCTCCATAATCGCAGCCAGGCGACCAATGAAACGGGCCAGACTCGGGGACTTCATCTGCAGCTGTCCGGGACCATTGCTCCCAGAGATGCGATTGGTACGTGGGCCGAGTTGGAGACTGACGCCGGAGTTCAGGTGCGGCATCTCTGCGGCGGAGGCAGTTATCTTTCGACGAACGAAATCGCCCTGCACTGGCACTGGAAAGCGGACGTCGTCCCGAAGGAACTTCGCGTGCACTGGCCGGGAGGAACGGTTTCGACGATCCCGTGGAGTTCGCTCGAACAGGGCGAGCAAGCGATTGTGAGTTGCCTGATTGTCGAGTCGACAACGCCAGATGAAACTCCGCAACTGCATTTCCGGAATCAGTCCTCATCGGCACAGTGA
- a CDS encoding tetratricopeptide repeat protein, producing the protein MKRRLLRIGLLVATLVVIGVVSWGPWCLQQARESIRMHDLVAAESWLQRSSVIPWTSAERTFLRARIARKLGKNREFGRYIEAARLQGIDEERLDLERMLQRAQLGDLEPLDEQFPQLLQRGEDLSAICEAYVLGLMMQFRIDQAIQVIELWKADFPDDPQPHFLEGRLLEYQTYLDGASIALKRAVDRAPHHVPALVGLARVEADQQNYEAAIGWYQQAAGLMEEPQPALVGMARCYRDQGELAEARKVLERALARPKDDLVDAYRFVGARGETALSQAPIEMAKLELAENHPEDALAWFEQALVADPRDWKTRFLYGQTLQRTGKVDQAAGHLAQAEAARNAFERGDVLIDAVREDPSNVEARYEMGLILMEHMSENNGLVWLKSVLQYDPHHVKTHQKLAEYFTTHMGENSEYARLAAFHAEQARQGEAK; encoded by the coding sequence ATGAAACGTCGCCTGCTCAGAATCGGACTCCTCGTCGCCACGCTGGTGGTGATCGGGGTTGTGAGTTGGGGCCCCTGGTGTCTGCAGCAGGCTCGAGAGTCAATTCGGATGCACGATCTGGTGGCGGCGGAGAGCTGGTTGCAGCGGAGCAGCGTCATCCCGTGGACGTCTGCGGAGCGAACCTTCCTCAGAGCTCGCATTGCCCGGAAGCTGGGGAAAAATCGTGAATTTGGGCGATATATCGAAGCCGCCAGGCTTCAGGGAATTGACGAAGAACGGCTCGATCTCGAACGCATGCTCCAGCGAGCCCAACTCGGCGATCTGGAGCCGCTCGACGAACAGTTTCCTCAGTTACTGCAGCGCGGAGAAGACCTGTCCGCTATCTGTGAGGCGTACGTTCTCGGGCTGATGATGCAGTTTCGGATCGACCAGGCGATTCAGGTCATCGAACTCTGGAAAGCCGACTTTCCCGACGATCCCCAGCCCCACTTTCTGGAAGGTCGACTTCTGGAGTACCAGACCTATCTGGACGGAGCGTCGATCGCTCTGAAACGGGCAGTCGATCGGGCCCCTCACCACGTGCCCGCCCTGGTTGGCCTGGCCCGCGTGGAAGCCGACCAGCAAAACTACGAAGCTGCGATCGGCTGGTACCAGCAGGCAGCCGGGCTGATGGAGGAACCGCAGCCGGCTCTCGTTGGCATGGCTCGCTGTTACCGGGACCAGGGGGAACTGGCAGAAGCCAGAAAAGTTCTCGAACGGGCGTTAGCCCGACCAAAAGACGATCTCGTTGACGCCTATCGATTCGTGGGAGCTCGCGGGGAAACCGCCCTGTCTCAGGCTCCCATCGAGATGGCGAAGCTCGAACTGGCCGAGAATCATCCCGAGGACGCCCTCGCCTGGTTCGAACAGGCGCTGGTGGCGGATCCCCGGGACTGGAAGACTCGATTCCTCTACGGTCAAACCCTGCAGCGAACCGGAAAGGTGGATCAGGCCGCCGGACATCTTGCTCAAGCCGAAGCCGCTCGAAATGCGTTCGAACGGGGAGACGTATTGATCGACGCCGTCCGGGAAGATCCTTCGAATGTCGAGGCCCGTTATGAGATGGGGCTGATCCTGATGGAACACATGTCGGAGAACAACGGACTGGTCTGGTTGAAAAGCGTATTGCAGTACGATCCGCATCACGTCAAGACGCACCAGAAGTTGGCCGAGTACTTCACGACGCATATGGGTGAGAATTCCGAGTATGCCCGTCTGGCGGCTTTTCACGCTGAACAGGCACGACAGGGAGAAGCGAAATGA